The proteins below come from a single Zea mays cultivar B73 chromosome 8, Zm-B73-REFERENCE-NAM-5.0, whole genome shotgun sequence genomic window:
- the LOC100501717 gene encoding uncharacterized protein LOC100501717: MRIPRRKGGAGPLAVGVPSRRAQVAAVFALATLLGVSVLYDAAHIAASLRRHGGPTAYAKLSSSDGAASVSGVAREEVAAVETLAPPARAVGSDGADRTDPPPHEQQEEAEEGAAKPGASLQQDAPLTEEVVEGGSGGHGGGGSQEQEQDQAQGTCDLYKGRWVYDESRAPLYKESECSFLTEQVTCTRNGRRDDDYQKWRWQPDGCDLPRFEAKLLLEKLRNKRLMFVGDSLNRNQWESMVCLVQSEAPWDKKSLVKNGSLNVFHLQEYNATVEFYWAPFLVESNSDDPDIHSISDRMIKPTSIAKHAANWEGVDYLIFNTYIWWMNTPQMKTVHGGSFSRKHVKYDEIERVEAYRKVLKTWSRWVEAHIDPKRSTVLFMSVSPVHMQSEGWGSPNAVKCFSETQPAINYTKKLEVGTDWDLFAAAQRVTRSMEKVPVRFVDVTALSEIRKDAHTSVHTLRQGKLLTPEQKANPRKFADCIHWCLPGVPDTWNQFVYGHIVSSPPPPQDQPHR, translated from the exons ATGCGGATCCCGCGGCGGAAGGGCGGGGCCGGGCCGCTCGCTGTCGGGGTGCCCAGCAGGCGGGCACAGGTGGCCGCGGTCTTCGCGCTCGCCACGCTGCTGGGGGTCTCCGTGCTCTACGACGCCGCCCACATCGCCGCCTCGCTGCGGAGGCACGGCGGCCCGACGGCGTACGCCAAGCTCTCCTCCTCCGACGGCGCCGCCTCCGTCTCCGGCGTCGCGAGG GAGGAGGTGGCGGCCGTAGAGACGCTCGCGCCGCCGGCGAGGGCAGTGGGGTCTGACGGCGCGGATCGGACCGACCCGCCCCCGCACGAGCAGCAGGAGGAGGCCGAGGAGGGCGCGGCGAAGCCCGGTGCCTCCCTGCAGCAGGACGCGCCGCTGACCGAGGAGGTGGTGGAAGGGGGAAGCGGGggccacggcggcggcggctcgcaggagcaggagcaggatcaGGCCCAGGGGACCTGCGACCTGTACAAGGGCCGCTGGGTGTACGACGAGTCCCGCGCGCCGCTGTACAAGGAGTCCGAGTGCAGCTTCCTCACGGAGCAGGTCAcctgcacgcgcaacggccgccgcgACGACGACTACCAGAAGTGGCGCTGGCAGCCCGACGGCTGCGACCTCCCCAG ATTTGAGGCTAAGTTGCTTCTGGAGAAGCTAAGGAACAAAAGGCTGATGTTTGTGGGTGATTCTCTGAATCGGAACCAGTGGGAGTCCATGGTGTGCCTGGTCCAGTCAGAGGCACCATGGGACAAAAAATCTCTCGTCAAGAATGGTTCTCTTAATGTCTTCCATCTTCAG GAGTACAATGCAACAGTTGAGTTCTACTGGGCTCCGTTCCTAGTGGAGTCAAACTCAGACGACCCAGACATTCACAGCATCAGCGACCGCATGATCAAGCCGACATCGATCGCGAAGCATGCGGCAAACTGGGAAGGCGTGGACTACCTGATCTTCAACACTTACATTTGGTGGATGAACACACCGCAGATGAAAACCGT GCACGGTGGATCTTTCTCAAGGAAACACGTAAAGTACGATGAAATAGAGCGTGTGGAGGCataccggaaggtcctcaagacgtggTCCAGATGGGTAGAGGCGCACATTGATCCCAAGAGAagcacggtcctattcatgagcgtgTCACCGGTACATATGCA GAGTGAAGGCTGGGGCAGCCCCAACGCCGTAAAATGCTTCTCCGAGACGCAGCCGGCGATCAACTACACGAAGAAACTGGAGGTGGGCACGGACTGGGACCTCTTCGCGGCCGCCCAGCGCGTGACGAGGTCGATGGAGAAGGTGCCGGTGCGCTTCGTCGACGTGACCGCGCTGTCGGAGATCCGCAAGGACGCGCACACCTCCGTGCACACGCTGCGGCAGGGGAAGCTCCTGACGCCCGAGCAGAAGGCGAACCCGAGGAAGTTCGCGGATTGCATCCACTGGTGCCTCCCCGGCGTGCCGGACACGTGGAACCAGTTCGTTTATGGTCACATCGTGTCgagcccgccgccgccgcaggaTCAACCTCACAGATAA